One genomic segment of Candidatus Deferrimicrobiaceae bacterium includes these proteins:
- a CDS encoding SDR family oxidoreductase: MDFGIRGKAALVCAGSRGIGRACAETLSAEGARVAVCARDEETLSRAAAEISAKTGSPVLAVRADLTRGEEIDALFARIFDGFGTVHILVNNAGRPPASGFLGASDEDWTRSFHLNFLSAARCIRHCLPWMTAQKFGRIVNLTSFSVKQPIDNLIQSSAIRSAVVGMAKTLSREVAEHNVTVNNLCPGYVLTERLKSLIERRAAESQVSVEEAMAAGIAEIPAGRFGTPGEVAALVAFLASEQASYITGATIQVDGGLIRGLL, from the coding sequence GGGGAGCAGGGGGATCGGGCGGGCGTGCGCCGAGACCCTCTCCGCCGAAGGAGCCCGCGTGGCGGTCTGCGCGCGCGACGAGGAGACCCTCTCCCGCGCGGCGGCGGAGATCTCCGCGAAGACCGGGAGCCCGGTGCTTGCCGTCCGGGCGGACCTGACCCGGGGCGAGGAGATCGACGCGCTCTTCGCCCGGATCTTCGACGGCTTCGGCACGGTGCACATCCTCGTGAACAACGCCGGGCGCCCGCCCGCCTCCGGGTTTCTCGGGGCGTCGGACGAGGACTGGACGAGAAGCTTCCACCTGAATTTCCTGAGCGCGGCCCGGTGCATAAGGCATTGCCTCCCCTGGATGACCGCCCAGAAGTTCGGGCGCATCGTCAACCTCACCTCGTTCTCCGTCAAGCAGCCGATCGACAACCTGATCCAGTCCAGCGCGATCCGCAGCGCCGTGGTCGGCATGGCGAAGACGCTCTCCCGGGAGGTCGCCGAACACAACGTGACCGTGAACAACCTCTGCCCGGGATACGTGCTGACCGAGCGCCTCAAGTCGCTGATCGAGAGGCGGGCCGCGGAGAGCCAGGTCTCCGTGGAGGAGGCGATGGCCGCGGGGATCGCCGAGATCCCTGCGGGGAGATTCGGGACCCCCGGGGAAGTGGCCGCGCTCGTCGCGTTCCTCGCGTCGGAGCAGGCGTCCTACATCACCGGGGCGACGATCCAGGTCGACGGGGGGCTAATCCGGGGGTTGCTGTAG